A section of the Callospermophilus lateralis isolate mCalLat2 chromosome 14, mCalLat2.hap1, whole genome shotgun sequence genome encodes:
- the LOC143380038 gene encoding uncharacterized protein LOC143380038 produces MEHYEFRYETLQEYKDLVRWVKEKKIRKHPCDHLKQLYNDKSEKGFNPCLKFRYPSFNNQEKNYRYKVCESTFNKTTRIPELQRINFGGNPYKLKNYVKAFNDSSIVYHSSSKSSISKECEKYFTQIPSITKNHRLYIGNIPYKLRKCENVFKCCTDLFKHYSNQTGEKIWKCKESVKSFNKKSHLTEHQKIYTGEKPYKCTECGKVFNQESCLTQHQRIHTGEKPYKCKECDKAFNYKSHFNRHHRLHTGEMPYKCTECDKAFNQKSQLTQHQRNHTGEKPYKCKECDKAFNCKSNFIRHQRLHTGEMPYKCTECDKAFNQKSQLTQHQRNHTGEKPYKCNECGKAFNRKLYLIEHQRIHTGEKPYKCRECDKAFNNKSNLSIHQRIHTGEKPCKCKECGKAFNTKLHFNQHQKLHTGEKPYKCRECGKDFNKKSYLTQHQRIHTGEKPYKCKECDKAFNCKSHFIRHHRLHTGEMPYKCTECGKAFNQKSQLTQHQRNHTGEKPYKCNECGKAFNRKSHLIQHQRIHTGEMPYKCTECGKAFNQKSQLTQHQRIYTGEIPYKCKECGKAFNRKSCLIQHQRIHTGEKPYKCRECGKTFNQISHLTTHHRIHTGEKPYKCKECGKGFNSKHHLCKHQRIHTGEKTYKCKKGDKAFIQKSHLTEHQRIHTGEKP; encoded by the coding sequence AAAACACCCATGTGATCATTTAAAACAGCTTTACAATGATAAAAGTGAAAAAGGTTTTAATCCATGCCTAAAATTTCGTTATCCAAGCTTTAataatcaagaaaaaaattatagataTAAGGTATGTGAAAGCACTTTTAATAAAACTACAAGAATTCCTGAACTCCAGAGAATTAATTTTGGTGGAAATCCCTACAAGTTAAAAAACTATGTAAAAGCATTTAATGATTCCTCAATTGTTTATCACAGCAGTTCTAAATCCTCTATAAGTAAAGaatgtgaaaaatattttactCAAATTCCATCCATTACTAAAAACCATAGGCTTTACATTGGAAATATACCCTACAAATTGAGGAAATGTGAAAATGTCTTCAAGTGTTGCACAGACCTTTTTAAACACTACAGTAATCAAACTGGAGAGAAAATCTGGAAATGTAAAGAAAGTGTCAaatcttttaataaaaaatcacacCTTACTGAACACCAGAAAATTtatactggagaaaagccatacaaatgtacAGAATGTGGCAAAGTTTTTAATCAAGAATCATgccttactcaacaccagagaattcatactggagaaaagccatacaaatgtaaagaatgtgacaaAGCTTTTAATTACAAATCACATTTTAATCGACACCATAGACTTCATACTGGAGAAATGCCATACAAATGTACAGAATGTGacaaagcttttaatcaaaaatcACAACTTACTCAACATCAGAGAaatcatactggagaaaagccatacaaatgtaaagaatgtgacaaAGCTTTTAATTGCAAATCAAATTTTATTCGACACCAGAGACTTCATACTGGAGAAATGCCATACAAATGTACAGAATGTGacaaagcttttaatcaaaaatcACAACTTACTCAACATCAGAGAaatcatactggagaaaagccatacaaatgtaatgaatgtggcaaagcttttaatcgaAAATTATACCTTATtgaacaccagagaattcatacaggagaaaagccatacaaatgtagAGAATGTGACAAAGCTTTTAATAATAAATCAAACCTTAGTatacaccagagaattcatactggagaaaagccatgcaaatgtaaagaatgtggcaaagcttttaataccAAATTACATTTTAATCAACACCAGAAacttcatactggagaaaagccatacaaatgtagagaatgtggcaaagattttaataaaaaatcataccttactcaacaccagagaattcatactggagaaaagccatacaaatgtaaagaatgtgacaaAGCTTTTAATTGCAAATCACATTTTATTCGACACCATAGACTTCATACTGGAGAAATGCCATACAAATgtacagaatgtggcaaagcttttaatcaaaaatcACAACTTACTCAACATCAGAGAaatcatactggagaaaagccatacaaatgtaatgaatgtggcaaagctttcaatcgaaaatcacaccttattcaacaccagagaattcatactggagaaatgccatacaaatgtacagaatgtggcaaagcttttaatcaaaaatcacaacttactcaacaccagagaatttatactggagaaattccatacaaatgtaaagaatgtggcaaggcTTTTAATCGAAAATCATGCCTTAttcaacaccagagaattcatacagGAGAAAAGCCATATAAATGTAGAGAATGTGGCAAAACTTTTAATCAAATATCACACCTTACTACACACCatagaattcatactggagaaaagccatacaaatgtaaagaatgtggcaaaggttTTAATTCAAAACATCACCTTTGTAAACACCAGAGAATccatactggagaaaagacataCAAATGTAAAAAAGGTGACAAAGCTTTTATTCAAAAATCACATCTTACtgaacaccagagaattcatactggagaaaagccataa